The following are from one region of the Flavobacteriales bacterium genome:
- a CDS encoding DUF1987 domain-containing protein codes for MENITIEGTPKTPTVKFEKDSGILEIRGRSIPENSIEFYKPLIDWIEEYGKAPKGETNVNIKLEYFNTSSSKCILDVFKKLETVTGTNMTINWYYEEDDEDMLEAGEDYQAIINIPFKMIEVAELS; via the coding sequence ATGGAAAACATTACTATAGAAGGCACACCGAAAACACCAACGGTGAAATTTGAAAAAGACAGCGGCATTTTAGAAATCCGCGGACGCTCTATTCCTGAAAACTCCATTGAGTTTTACAAGCCTTTAATTGATTGGATTGAAGAGTATGGAAAAGCTCCAAAAGGAGAAACCAACGTAAACATTAAGTTGGAGTACTTCAATACAAGTTCTTCTAAATGTATTTTGGATGTGTTCAAGAAATTGGAAACCGTTACAGGTACAAATATGACCATCAACTGGTACTATGAAGAGGATGATGAAGATATGCTGGAAGCCGGAGAAGACTATCAGGCCATTATCAATATTCCGTTTAAAATGATTGAAGTAGCTGAATTAAGCTAA
- a CDS encoding T9SS type A sorting domain-containing protein, which yields MKKKLIVLTCLLGLQANYSQAQSLNGPESVEYDEVNQRWLISNNGSGEILQRAQDGTLSVFASGISSGPHGLEIVGTSVFACDGSNLKEYSLSGGVLLNNVNLGATFLNGITHDNNGNLFITDFSAKKIYRYTISSGQFNVYVTGLAKSPNGIIFDEDDNRLVFVNWGANAPVMAVQLSDSTVSTLTATTLGNCDGIAMNCQNQFYVSSWSPNRISRFENDFVAAPVNMNVTGLSSPADIYFAQTLDTLGVPNSGNNTVGLHPFASCLNVGISTEDMEHQLFSAQLLSSTSLIISMTNNDSKMKSIEIVDLSGRMIFQKSTTSNQETIQLHSGLYFVHVTSGDHHQVKKIMIP from the coding sequence ATGAAAAAGAAATTAATTGTATTGACCTGCTTATTAGGTCTTCAGGCAAATTACTCTCAGGCTCAAAGTTTAAATGGTCCGGAAAGTGTGGAATATGATGAAGTGAATCAACGTTGGTTAATCTCGAATAATGGCAGTGGCGAAATTTTACAGAGAGCGCAGGATGGTACTTTAAGTGTTTTTGCAAGCGGAATTAGCAGTGGTCCGCACGGACTTGAAATTGTTGGCACCTCCGTTTTCGCCTGCGATGGAAGTAATTTAAAAGAATACAGTTTATCCGGTGGTGTTTTATTAAACAACGTAAATCTGGGAGCTACATTTTTAAACGGAATTACGCACGACAATAATGGTAATCTGTTTATCACCGATTTTTCTGCTAAAAAAATATATCGCTACACGATTTCCAGCGGTCAGTTTAATGTTTATGTAACAGGACTGGCCAAATCGCCGAATGGGATTATTTTTGATGAGGACGACAATCGTTTGGTATTTGTAAACTGGGGCGCCAATGCTCCGGTTATGGCAGTGCAATTAAGTGATTCCACGGTTTCCACTTTAACTGCAACCACATTGGGAAATTGTGATGGAATTGCCATGAATTGTCAGAATCAATTTTATGTTTCGTCCTGGAGTCCGAATCGTATCAGTCGCTTTGAAAATGATTTTGTAGCTGCACCGGTCAATATGAATGTTACAGGTTTAAGTTCTCCTGCAGATATTTATTTCGCACAAACGCTCGATACTTTAGGTGTACCTAACTCCGGAAATAACACTGTAGGTCTTCATCCTTTTGCATCCTGTTTAAATGTGGGAATAAGTACAGAAGATATGGAGCATCAGCTTTTCTCTGCACAACTCCTCTCCTCTACTTCGCTAATCATTTCAATGACGAACAACGATTCCAAAATGAAATCGATCGAAATTGTTGATTTAAGCGGAAGAATGATTTTTCAAAAATCTACGACCTCAAATCAGGAAACTATTCAACTTCATTCCGGATTGTATTTTGTTCATGTCACCTCCGGTGATCATCACCAGGTGAAGAAAATAATGATTCCATGA